In a single window of the Pongo abelii isolate AG06213 chromosome 1, NHGRI_mPonAbe1-v2.0_pri, whole genome shotgun sequence genome:
- the TOR3A gene encoding torsin-3A isoform X1 encodes MLRGPWRQLWLFLLLLLPGAPEPRGASRPWEGTDEPGSAWAWPGFQRLQEQLRAAGALSKRYWTLFSCQVWPDDCDEDEEAAAGPLAPPFPGWRLPLLGQRYLDLLTTWYCSFKDCCPRGDCRISNNFTGLEWDLNVRLHGQHLVRQLVLRTVRGYLETPQPDKALALSFHGWSGTGKNFVARMLVENLYRDGLMSDCVRMFIATFHFPHPKYVDLYKEQLMGQIRETQQLCHQTLFIFDEAEKLHPGLLEVLGPHLEHRAPEGHRAESPWTIFLFLSNLRGDIINEVVLKLLKAGWSREEITMEHLEPHLQAEIVETIDNGFGHSRLVKENLIDYFIPFLPLEYRHVRLCARDAFLSQELLYKEETLDEIAQMMVYVPKEEQLFSSQGCKSISQRINYFLS; translated from the exons ATGCTTCGTGGTCCGTGGCGCCAGCTTTGGCTCTTTCTCCTGCTGCTGCTCCCGGGCGCGCCTGAGCCCCGCGGCGCCTCCAGGCCGTGGGAGGGAACCGACGAGCCGGGCTCGGCCTGGGCCTGGCCGGGCTTCCAGCGCCTGCAGGAGCAGCTCAGGGCGGCCGGTGCCCTCTCCAAGCGGTACTGGACGCTCTTCAGCTGCCAGGTGTGGCCCGACGACTGTGACGAGGACGAGGAGGCAGCCGCGGGGCCCCTGG CTCCTCCTTTTCCAGGCTGGCGCCTTCCTCTGTTGGGCCAGCGGTACctggatctcctgaccacgtggtACTGCAGCTTCAAAGACTGCTGCCCCAGAGGGGATTGCAGAATCTCCAACAACTTTACAG GCTTAGAGTGGGACCTGAACGTGCGGCTGCATGGCCAGCATTTGGTCCGGCAGCTGGTCCTAAGAACAGTGAGGGGCTACTTAGAGACGCCGCAGCCAGACAAGGCCCTTGCTCTGTCGTTCCACGGCTGGTCTGGCACAGGCAAGAACTTCGTGGCACGGATGCTGGTGGAGAACCTGTATCGGGACGGGCTGATGAGTGACTGTGTCAGGATGTTCATCGCCACGTTCCACTTTCCTCACCCCAAATATGTGGACCTGTACAAG GAGCAGCTGATGGGCCAGATCCGGGAGACGCAGCAGCTCTGCCACCAGACCCTGTTCATCTTCGATGAAGCGGAGAAGCTGCACCCAGGGCTGCTGGAGGTCCTTGGGCCACACTTAGAACACCGGGCCCCTGAGGGCCACAGGGCTGAGTCTCCATGGACTATCTTTCTGTTTCTCAG TAATCTCAGGGGCGATATAATCAATGAGGTGGTCCTAAAGTTGCTCAAGGCTGGATGGTCCCGGGAAGAAATTACGATGGAACACCTGGAGCCCCACCTCCAGGCAGAGATTGTGGAGACCATAG ACAATGGCTTTGGCCACAGCCGTCTTGTGAAGGAAAACCTGATTGACTACTTCATCCCCTTCCTGCCACTGGAGTACCGTCACGTGAGGCTGTGTGCACGGGATGCCTTCCTGAGCCAGGAGCTCCTGTATAAAGAAGAGACACTGGATGAAATAGCCCAGATGATGGTGTATGTCCCCAAGGAGGAACAACTCTTTTCTTCCCAGGGCTGCAAGTCTATTTCCCAGAGGATTAACTACTTCCTGTCATGA
- the TOR3A gene encoding torsin-3A isoform X2, with protein sequence MLRGPWRQLWLFLLLLLPGAPEPRGASRPWEGTDEPGSAWAWPGFQRLQEQLRAAGALSKRYWTLFSCQVWPDDCDEDEEAAAGPLGWRLPLLGQRYLDLLTTWYCSFKDCCPRGDCRISNNFTGLEWDLNVRLHGQHLVRQLVLRTVRGYLETPQPDKALALSFHGWSGTGKNFVARMLVENLYRDGLMSDCVRMFIATFHFPHPKYVDLYKEQLMGQIRETQQLCHQTLFIFDEAEKLHPGLLEVLGPHLEHRAPEGHRAESPWTIFLFLSNLRGDIINEVVLKLLKAGWSREEITMEHLEPHLQAEIVETIDNGFGHSRLVKENLIDYFIPFLPLEYRHVRLCARDAFLSQELLYKEETLDEIAQMMVYVPKEEQLFSSQGCKSISQRINYFLS encoded by the exons ATGCTTCGTGGTCCGTGGCGCCAGCTTTGGCTCTTTCTCCTGCTGCTGCTCCCGGGCGCGCCTGAGCCCCGCGGCGCCTCCAGGCCGTGGGAGGGAACCGACGAGCCGGGCTCGGCCTGGGCCTGGCCGGGCTTCCAGCGCCTGCAGGAGCAGCTCAGGGCGGCCGGTGCCCTCTCCAAGCGGTACTGGACGCTCTTCAGCTGCCAGGTGTGGCCCGACGACTGTGACGAGGACGAGGAGGCAGCCGCGGGGCCCCTGG GCTGGCGCCTTCCTCTGTTGGGCCAGCGGTACctggatctcctgaccacgtggtACTGCAGCTTCAAAGACTGCTGCCCCAGAGGGGATTGCAGAATCTCCAACAACTTTACAG GCTTAGAGTGGGACCTGAACGTGCGGCTGCATGGCCAGCATTTGGTCCGGCAGCTGGTCCTAAGAACAGTGAGGGGCTACTTAGAGACGCCGCAGCCAGACAAGGCCCTTGCTCTGTCGTTCCACGGCTGGTCTGGCACAGGCAAGAACTTCGTGGCACGGATGCTGGTGGAGAACCTGTATCGGGACGGGCTGATGAGTGACTGTGTCAGGATGTTCATCGCCACGTTCCACTTTCCTCACCCCAAATATGTGGACCTGTACAAG GAGCAGCTGATGGGCCAGATCCGGGAGACGCAGCAGCTCTGCCACCAGACCCTGTTCATCTTCGATGAAGCGGAGAAGCTGCACCCAGGGCTGCTGGAGGTCCTTGGGCCACACTTAGAACACCGGGCCCCTGAGGGCCACAGGGCTGAGTCTCCATGGACTATCTTTCTGTTTCTCAG TAATCTCAGGGGCGATATAATCAATGAGGTGGTCCTAAAGTTGCTCAAGGCTGGATGGTCCCGGGAAGAAATTACGATGGAACACCTGGAGCCCCACCTCCAGGCAGAGATTGTGGAGACCATAG ACAATGGCTTTGGCCACAGCCGTCTTGTGAAGGAAAACCTGATTGACTACTTCATCCCCTTCCTGCCACTGGAGTACCGTCACGTGAGGCTGTGTGCACGGGATGCCTTCCTGAGCCAGGAGCTCCTGTATAAAGAAGAGACACTGGATGAAATAGCCCAGATGATGGTGTATGTCCCCAAGGAGGAACAACTCTTTTCTTCCCAGGGCTGCAAGTCTATTTCCCAGAGGATTAACTACTTCCTGTCATGA